The stretch of DNA GGAGTGTCAACAGATTGGAGGATTAAGCCCCTTGTCAAGGATATCATCAACATCCTAAAGGACTTCTCTTGCTGGTGTGCATAAAGTAAGAAGTGCCAACCAGAGCACAACCTCGCTATATGGATTGCCTCCAACAACATTATTGGATGCATTCTCTCATACTGAGAATCCCACCCCACATTCATTTACCCTCAACCCCTGTCTTATCCCCATGAACTACTCTGTGTTTTGTTAATTCCCTTTTACTCACGGGAAAAATTCAAGAGACCCATAGTATACACTTTCGGTAGTGGAGGTCttgaagtttttctttcttctgttgACATAAACAGAGCCcggaaaagtttttttttcactagTCTGAATAATTGATACTAAATACACTgtcttaaatgaaaaataagttgGGCATTCGGCTATGAGAGATCTTGGAATATGGCCAGTAAAAGGATGAACATCTATAttgatataataattatttgtatgCTCTGTGGCTACTGTGCTCTTGCTGCTGCTTTTATAATTTCCTGGTTACCGACACCTAAATGAGAAGGATGGTCTAAGATAATAAATATGACAGAAGTTTCTATTGCCCACTATGGTTGTCCAAGTTTAGCATTATTAATCTTGCTTTACTTGTGGGGTTCGGGTAGACTTTGTTCTTATCTTTGCACCACCCATTAACAAAGAATCCTCACATTCACCAAACTTATCTCAAACTTAAatgttctttcctttttgttctaCCATACGCGTGAAGAAAAGCACACAaaatgcctctctctctctctctctctcccctttttcttttcttaatcaATTTTTTGCATATTGCAACCCACAGGTCCCACACTGCTTGTATGGTTGTAGAAGCGACCATTTTCAAAAGCTAAATTATCAGGAGGGTTGAGTCATTCATGCACGACCCAATTGTTATGTAAAAAAAGACTCAAAATCGATTGAAAAGAGGCACAATACTTTTTGAGTACTTGGAAATCTATGTAACTTTTCTATTGATTTAAGTTTCTACTTACAAGTCTCGGAGTGTGAGAATCTGAGgaataaaaagggaagaaacATCTGGAAGTGCAAAGAGTATGTCCCCTTAAACAATATCCATTTAAAGGCTCCGAAAGACACAAATTCTCTCTCATAGCATAGCTGTGTTTGCAGAAGGCAGAGAGTCGGTGAGAGTCTGAGAGACCCCATCCCCTTTTTCTTTGTCCTACCGCGTTTGCGCAaaaatgcttttctttctttctcacttAAAAGCCTTCCAACGCAAGCACGTTACGGTCTAACAAATGGATTCAAATCTTTGATCCATCTAAAAGAACTATCCTAGCATTTATTGGACACGCTGACCTAAAGTCCACACTCTTCTATATAGCCtttacatctatatatattcacCTCTTGCCTAGCTCCTCCTGCGTATTCATTTATCATAGAATTACTAACAAGATGGCTTTCTTTATTtgcttcctcttctttcttatTTCATCTGCCACTGCTTGTGATCGTTGTGTGCACCAAACTAAGGCTGCATATTTCAGTAAAGCTTCAGCACTTTTATGTAAGATGCAACCTTTGTTTTCCTCTCTTTCCTCTTGTATTATCGCGTTTGTTTGATCGAGTTCATTGTTACCAATATGGTACGAAATGGAAAAAAGTAAGATTGACCCAGACGAAGTTTTAGGGAAATATTAAGTGGGTCATTCTTGTTTTGTGGCTTTGATGCAGCTGGGGCTTGTGGGTATGGTTCCTTGGCATTAGGTTTCAACAGTGGACATCTTGCAGCTGGTATTCCTTCCCTTTACAAAGATGGAGCTGGTTGTGGAGCATGCTTTCAGGTCTGTATAGTCTATAGATTAaccttctttcttttgtttgagAATGCTTTTACCTATCTATGTTTTGATCGGAGCCACGCTCGTTTGGCAGGTAAGATGCAAAAACACAACCGTTTGTCGCAGAGAAGGGGCTAGAGTGATTTTGACGGATCTCAATCACAATAACCAAACAGACTTTGTCCTCAGCAGCAGAGCTTTCATGGCTATGGCTCAAAAGGGTATGGACCAACACATTTTGAAACTTGGGATTGTCGACGTAGAGTACAAGAGGTAAGGATATTAAGATATTTCAATATTAGCCACCACTTCTAGGCTAAAGAATCATAAACAATAGATGGATTAACTCCGGATGTGGGCCACCTGACACTGCGGCCTCTGCAAAATCGGCCAGAAATGTCCCCTTAGACAAAAGCCAAGCACATTATTGTTCGTAACGGTCCAATATATATTCATTAGAGAATCATATTGAATCTGCATCAGATGCTTTAGGGGGAAAAACGCAGCACTAAAATCCAATCTTCTTGGTTGCATAAACCAGGATACCCTGCCAATACAAGAATCAGAACTTGGCATTGCGAGTGGAAGAATCAAGCCAAAAGCCACATTACTTGGCAATCAAATTTCTGTTTCAAGGTGGCCAAACAGAAATAGTAGGTGTTGATGTAGCTCAGGTGAGCCAAAAAGCATAGCAACATGACTTTTTGTTAAACTAAAACTgttaaaatgtatataaataaCCATAAACTGATGCAACATTGCTGCAATGTTCCCAGGTTGGTTCGTCGAACTGGGGTTTCATGAGTAGAAATCATGGGGCAGTCTGGGACACAAGTAGAGTGCCATCTGGGCCACTGCAATTCCGGTTTGTAGTAACAGCTGGGTACGATGGGAAGTGGATCTGGGCTCAACATGTTCTTCCTGCTGATTGGAAACCTGCAGGAGTATATGACACTGGAGTTCAGATCTCTGATATTGCACAAGAAGGTTGCTCTCCATGTGATGATGGGACTTGGAAATGATCAGGCAACTCGGCACTGCTAGCTAGTGGGCATGCATGCATAGGtcttgattaattaatttaggATCTCAGGGAATtataatacaagaaaaaatgttAGAGATATGACTTTTATGTCTATGTGAAACtatcatatcagaataaaataaagagtaatggtAGGCTGTCACCATTCCGTTAGGCGtgcattcttctttttttaattttttgttttatatttttttaatatctttaaacatttaaaaaaatatatcattacattaataatcacttttttaattaataaattaaaaaattaaaaataaataaatatataagcagtcaaaatgagaaaataaaatgagagagtatattgatattattctaaaataaatggTTATGTACAGTTATGTTTCTATCATTTACCCATATTAACTTGAAACTGCTTTCAATTAGTTTggggattttaattttttttttaccaggaCAGGTTTCCTGTCTCGCATACAATGTTGTTGATGTTGTCTAACATATTTCTTTCAATCTTGTAATAATATAAccgtactctctctctctctccctccctctcatgTACTCTCTCAGTAGCCCAACATTTTAGGTGAAGAGAAAAGCTTGATGACAACGCCACGCTTGAATAGTCTCTAAGgcctcctttatttttattgataagatgaaatgagatgagataaaaattaaaaattgaataaaatattattagaatattttttttatatttttttattttagaatttgaaaaagttgaattgtttattttaaagttgtaatgattagatgaaaataattgtaaaaaaaaatgagacctAAAAGGGAATTAGGGGTAGTTAGGCGTTTCAATTATCAtcataattagatgagatgtgacgagaatgattgtgaaaacaaactagacCGAAAAGGGGGGTTGGTTTGGCGTTTCAATTGATGCATTCCCATCAATCATGTCTGTGTCTCTATCCCGTAATGTTTAAcagggtaaaaaaaaataaacttttactGGAATATAAATTAATGTTCCAAGGATAGGTAGTATATGAGATCATACATTGCATGTGATTGAAAAGTTACTgctttttataatattccaatAGGACTCCAATTGTATGTCTTATATTGGAAAGATACAAATAGTATCAAAGTATATCCCAATCAGAAATGTAGTATTTGAACCGTGTCACCTACGACGATCTGGCTCAAAACGAGTGTGTCGGGAATATAAAAAGAGATGGACTGtgatttatttatgaaaaatatgcatgttttgtaatgaaaagaaaattagaaaacaacATTGGTTGTTTTGTTCTGCATCACTCATTATATCTgaataagaaaagagaaaaatatttttgtcatgactcatgtagacatgagcaaaattttgacattctatttctaaactgtacaaaaagagcgaatatgaaatctgatacaatatgatatgagatgatatgatgatgatatttAGTTATACTATGctaaatgatttttgaatatgaatgttTCCAAACTGTTGCTCTCATATTTTGAGAACATGTTTTGGTTCCGcattctgaaattaaaaatattttgctctacattctgaattctgtgaaaatactcatgtttacatactaatatatgttctttgcttactgagttgttgataactcacttattatttccataatatttttcatatattttggaTGTTTAAACTGAGAATCAAGGATATGAAGTATGGGTAAGGCTATATGAGTATAATGGATTAAGTAAAAAGAGGGTACCTTGATGACTGGATAATTGTATTCAgtatatttgttttgttctgttGACTTGGGTTATTGGGATGTTTTGATGACTTTGTGGTGTCTTAAATTAATTGTACTTGATATTTGATTTGAAAcaatgaattttatgttttatagagaatttacagtatatatattatgtgattGGTATTAAGGAAGGTGACACAAATCAAATATTAGTTTCAAATTCCCAGCAAATTCAGAAGTAACTGCAGCAATAATCAAGCCAAGTATCATGCATGTACATCAATTcatttatgtaattatattCTGTAATTGATTTGTTTTCCAGTTTTTCAATAGCTGTATATTTCCTTAGATAGAATTGTAAAGTCTATATAAGGGACATGCattttatcaataaagtgaGTGAGGTTTTCATTGTAAGTTTCTGGGTTGTTTACTTCTCTACATGGTATCAGACGACCAACCCTCCAACGAGACCTCAATCCATACttcccaaaatacccaaatGTCTTCCGAAAATCAACCTATCTCTTCCTCAGAATTGCCCCTTGTCGTTTTTAACATCACAACTCAGATTAATAAGAAACTtacaccctcatcttttccccaATGGCGAGCTTAATTTGAGGCACTCCTAATTGGTTATGATCTAATGGATTATGTCAATGGAAATTCGCATTGTCCCTCTTCCGATGGGACTCCATCGTCTATAGCCAAGAAGCATCACTGGGTTCGGCAAGATAAGCTAATTCTCAACGCTATTCTTGCATCTACTTCACCCACAATCACACCCCTCATTGCCATAGCCAAAACCTCGTATGAGGCATGGAAAAAACTATTCACTATGTATGCAAGTAAATTGCGTACAAGGGCAATGCAGCTCAAGGAAGAACTGACCTTGATTCAGCGTGGAACTCGACCAATCCCGGAGTATCTACATGCGGTTAAAGGACTGGCTGATGAGATAGCTCTCATTGATCACCCAATCTCCGACGATGATCTCACCCTCTATGTCCTCAACTGGTTAGGTCTCGAATTTCGTGAGATTGCTGCTCCTATTCAGGCAAGAGAAAAATCCCTTGCTTTTGAAGAGCTCCATGATCTACTTGTTGGACATGAGAGCTACTTGAGGAGGCTGGAGGCTGCCACACAGCAGCTCGTAGCTGCTGCAAATTTTACAAGCCGCCGCACTGGTTTCTCTGCAAACCAGCAACCGAAAGTGAACCCTAAGAATAACGGGTCTTCACGTCAACAAGGACAAACCCAGTTTCGTCCTTCTCATGGGCCATCTCGAGAGCAAAGGCGCAACACTTCTTCGGGCCGGTCCAATCCAAATTAGTGCCGCTTCCAGCCCAAATGTCAATACTGTGACCAAGTGGGCCACACGGATAAGGCCTGCCCGAAATTACAATCATCTGAAATAACTGTTAATTGTGCAAGAACATCTGACGGTCAAGAACAAAAATGGTTAATTGACTCTGCAGCCTCACATAATATCATAGGTGATCTCCAAAATTTATCTATTCACTCTGAGTATGATGGCACTGATGAAGTCATTCTTGGTGATGGTACAGGTTTGGCAGTTACACATATTGGTTCTTTAACCTTACCCACACCCAAAAAAATCTTCCATTTACATGACACCCTATGTGTTCCACATATTCACAAGAATTTTATTTCCGTTCATCATTTCACCAAACAGAATGatgtttttcttgaatttcacccatattattttcttgtgaaggaacGATCCATGGGGGCGATACTTCTAAGAGGAGCGTGTGAGAATGACGTCTACATGTTTCCAAACTCAATGGTGGCCTCTTCCACCCCCAAAATGGTTGCTTATGTGCATGAACGGACTTCAATTGACAGGTGACACAAGCATCTAGGACACCCATCGATTAAAGTTGTTCAAAATcttgtcaatttttttctcttcctcttacCATAAATAAGTTACCATCTTCTTGTACTTTTTGTTCTATCAATACAGTACATCAACAACCATTTGGTTCTACAAGTTTTCAAAGTCATTCTCTACTTGAAATTATATACACAGATATTTGGGGTCCCACCCACATCACAGGGTTAAATGGTGCACGATATTATCTTATTTTCGTGGATCCTTATACCAAATACATATGGTTCTATCCAATGTCTACAAAATCCCTTGTTTCTCGCATTTTTCCACAATTTAAATTGTTTGTTGAAAAAAGGTTTCAATCTTCTATCAAAAGTTTATACTCGAACAATGGCGGAGaatttctaagtttaaaaaaatatttgtccGATCATGGTATAAGCCATTACACTACCGCCCCTACACCCCACAACAAAACAGTATTTTCGAAAGACGTCATTGTCATCTTGTCGAGACGGGTCTTACTCTTCTCCATGATGCTTCCTTACTACTTTCCTATTGGCCTCATGCTTTTCAAACCGCCACCTATCTCATAACTAGGCAACCAACTCCTCTTCTCAAAACAAATCTCCATTTGAGATTCTTTTTGGGCAATGACCAAATTACCTTAAACTGAGAAAATTTGGATGCTTATGTTACCCTCTCACAAGGCCATACAGCACTCACAAATTACAACCAAAATCAATTCCTTGTGTTTTCCTTGGATATTCCCAAACACAGAATGCATATAAATGTATGGACCTTTCCACGGACCGGATTTACTTCTCCAAACATGTGACCTTTGAT from Juglans microcarpa x Juglans regia isolate MS1-56 chromosome 3S, Jm3101_v1.0, whole genome shotgun sequence encodes:
- the LOC121257498 gene encoding expansin-like A2, with amino-acid sequence MAFFICFLFFLISSATACDRCVHQTKAAYFSKASALLSGACGYGSLALGFNSGHLAAGIPSLYKDGAGCGACFQVRCKNTTVCRREGARVILTDLNHNNQTDFVLSSRAFMAMAQKGMDQHILKLGIVDVEYKRIPCQYKNQNLALRVEESSQKPHYLAIKFLFQGGQTEIVGVDVAQVGSSNWGFMSRNHGAVWDTSRVPSGPLQFRFVVTAGYDGKWIWAQHVLPADWKPAGVYDTGVQISDIAQEGCSPCDDGTWK